The window ATTCATTGGCTGAATCGTTTGGGCGTGAGGGATTCACGTCGGTGATAATTGCCTCTCTGACGGGAAAGACGATCGACCGGAGGGTTGTCTAGTTGCTTCCGTTTCCCGTCGGCCCATGGACTTGTGGCAGCCTGACAAACACGCGTTGGGCAATTTTGAGCCACCACGCTGGGCGCTGCATAGCCGGCTAAGAGTCATCTGTTCATGGGTGAAGGTGAGTCGCCCCAAAGGAGCGGCGGTCACGCCCACTCACTCGGTTTGACGCCATCCACCACTGTGAAACTTCTCAGGGTGCTGCATGGACCGAGCCAGCGGCATGTGGCATTGAAGGTTCTCGCGGATTGACCAACCGCGGAGAAACTAAGCGATTGAAAAATCGATGGAAAATGTACGCGCCGACGCCGCGATTCCGGACTGTGAGGCTCCGCTGAGTGATCTTGTTGGCGTGGACCTGGGCATGTCGTTAAGGTTTCGTTAACCTAAAATCCCTTGCCAGAGAACGGGAATCGCTCATACTGGCGCCAGATTGGCCGAAAGGTCGAATATGGCGCTATTTTCTCGTTTGGGGGACAAAGCGGAGATGGCATTTCTCCCAAGTTTTGAGTTTGACGACAAGATCCTTGCCCAGGGGGCCGAGATCTCGCGCAAGCTCGACCAATTGCGCGTCGAGAAGTTTCCGACCGAGGGGCAGAAGACCCTTCGGCGGTTCTCGATGGCCGAGGTCGCCCACTATCTTGGTATCAGTCCGAACAATCTGAAGCGCCTCCATCTTGAAAAGAAAGGTCCTGAGCCTTTCGTCGGTGCCGGCGGACGGCGCTTTTACGCGGCCGAGCAGATGACCGAGCTTCGGGACTATCTCGACAAGCACGGGCGATCGGATTCCAAGAAGTATGTGCCCTACCGCAAACCTGGCGAGAAGCTGCAGGTCATTGCGGTCGTCAACTTCAAGGGTGGATCGGGAAAGACCACCACCACGGCGCACCTCGCGCAGCATTTGGCGCTCACCGGTCACCGGGTCCTGACGGTGGATCTCGATCCGCAGGCTTCGCTTTCAGCCCTCCATGGCTTCCAGCCGGAGCTCGACAAGAACCCCTCGCTCTACGACGCGATCCGGTACGACAACCCCGCCCCGGCCGAAGATGTCATCCGCAAGACGAACTTCCCCTTGCTCGATATCATCCCGGCGAACCTGGAGCTGCAGGAATATGAGTACGAGACTCCGCTTGCCATGCAGTCTCCGTCTCAGGAAGGAAAGCGGTTCTTCACGAGGGTCGCCCGGGCGTTGGATTCGGTCAGTGAGCGCTACGACGTCGTGGTCGTCGATTGCCCTCCACAGCTCGGCTATCTGACGCTGTCGGCACTGTCGGCCGCCACCTCGGTTCTGATTACCGTCCACCCGCAGATGCTGGATCTGATGTCTATGAGTCAGTTTCTGCTGATGCTGGGCAATATCATGAAGTCCATCAAGAATGCTGGCGCGAAGGTCCAGCTGGACTGGCTGCGCTATCTCATCACCCGATACGAGCCCACGGACATTCCCCAGGCACAGATGGTCGGCTTCATGCAGTCGATGCTTGCCGAGGAAATTCTGAAAAGCCCAATGCTCAAATCCACGGCGATTTCTGACGCCGGCCTCACCAAGCAGACGCTCTATGAGGTCGAGCGATCGAACTTCAATCGCGATACCTATGATCGGGCGATCGACAGCATGGATGCCGTGAACTTCGAGATTCAGGGACTGATCCACCAGGCATGGGGGCGGTTGTGATGTTGACTGCCGTCAAAACCACCAAAAAAACCCACGGTTTCAAGCGCATAAGCCGCTTAAGGGGGTGCTAGTCAAATGGCGCGGAAAAATCCCTTTGCCAGCATCATGGACAACGGCGACGCTCCCGCCGAGCGCCCGGTCGCGCAAGACTACACCTTCAAGGGGGCATCACGCTCGCTCATAAGCTCGATCGACGAAATGGCGGCTCAGGCAGGCAAGCTGCTCGAGGGCGAGACGATAATCGAGGTTAACCCCGACCTGGTGGACCAATCTTTCGCCAACGACCGGCTCAACGTCGATCAGGAAGATTACGAGGCCGACTACGCTCAGGTGTTGGAGTCGATCCGTGGTTCCGGCCAGAACTCCCCGGCGCTCCTTCGCCCTCACCCGCAGCGGCCCGGCCGCTACATGCTGGTCTTCGGTCGCCTCCGCTGGCGCGCCGCAAAAGAGCTTGGTCTCAAGCTTCGCGCTGTCATCAAGGATATCTCCGAGCGCGATCATGTGATCGCCCAGGGACAGGAAAACAACGCGCGAGCGAACACGTCCTTCATCGAGAAAGCACTGTTTGCCGCCGACATCGTTGAGCGGAAATTCGACGAGGACAACGCCACAGCCCTCGCCGCAATCGGTGTCGATCGGCCGACGCTTTCAAAGATGCTCTCTGTCGCCTCGATGCCCAAGGAACTTCTCGAGGCGATCGGCCGCGCGAAGGCTGTCGGTCGTGATCGCTGGTATGAGCTCAAGCTCCTCCTCGACAAGCCGGGCAATCTCGACACTGCCCTGGCTCTGGCATTGAGTTCCGATTGGCATGGGATGCCAAGCGAAGCGCGGTTCGATGCGGTCGTCACGAAGCTGAAGGCATCCAAGCCGCGCCGCCGTGCCGCGCAGGCGCCATCCAAACGCAACTGGGCGCCGTCTGATGGGCGTATCGCCGCGGAGATGGTGGCCAGTGGCAAGAAATTCACCATCGCCCTCAAGGCGAAGGGAACCGACGCAGCAGCGTTCGGTGACTACCTCTCGGAAAATCTCAGCGAGTTGTATGAGGCTTTCCGTCGGGAAAAACGAGCAACCACGAACGGAGATTGAGCGCAAAAGAAAAAGGCCCCCGAAACGGCAATTCCGGAAGACCTTCTCTTTAAGTTTGGCGACTGAGAGAATCCCACTTCCGCGAATCATAGTCAAGACCATTCAGGTCGGTTTGAGCGCCGATTCGGCGAGCAGGTTTCTTTTGCCTAGCAATAGGTGAAGGACAATGCAGACGCATACCCCAACGACGCCCTTTGGGCGGCGAACGATGTCACTTGGCATGATGGCAAGCCAGGCTGTGGCAAAATCGGCACCGGCTGGCGCCCAGGTCCAGAAATGGAAAGTGTTCCAGACGATCCGGGAAGCGCGCGAGCTGATCGGCGCTACGGACCGCGCACTCGCCATTCTCAACGCGCTGCTCTCGTTTCATCCGGAAACGGAGCTCACAGGCGACGGCGAACTGATCGTCTGGCCGTCCAACGAGCAACTCATGGCCCGTGCGAACGGAATGCCGGCGACGACGCTACGGCGCCACCTGGCCGTCCTGGTCGACTGCGGGCTGATCATCCGCAGAGATAGTCCGAACGGCAAGCGCTTCGCCCGCAAGGGCAGGGGAGGTCAAGTCGAACAGGCCTACGGGTTCGACCTGGCGCCGATCGTTGCCCGGGCCGGGGAATTCAAGGAGCTGGCGGACACCGTCCGGGCCGAGAAGAACGCCCTTCGGATCGCCAAGGAGCGTCTCACGCTCCTGCGCCGCGATATCGTCAAGCTCATCGAGACTGGCATCGAGGAGAACGTTCCGGGCAATTGGGGCAGGGTCTACCAGACCTATCAGGCCATCGTCTGCCGCTTGCCGCGCTCAGCGCCGAGGCAACTCATCGAGGATATCTGCTGCGATCTTCACGGCCTCTACACGGAGATCCTCGAGGTATTGGAATCATTTGCAAAAACACAGAATCCGGACGCCAATGAGTCCCATTCTGGTCGCCACATACAGAATTCAAACCCAGACTCCATATTTGAATCTGAAGACCGCTCTCGAAATAAGAATGAAGCGGGCGGCAGCGCCGCGGAAACCGACAACGTACGGAGCTTGCCGAAGCGAGAATTGCCTTTGGGCATTGTGCTGGACGCCTGCCCCAACCTGCGAGAATTGACGCAAGGCGGGGAAATCCGTCACTGGCGCGACTTTCTGGCCGCGGCGGAACTGGCCCGGCCGATGCTGGCAATCAGTCCCAGCGCGTGGCGGGACGCCTGCGAGGTCATGGGCGAACAGCACGCGGCGATCACCCTTGCCGCGATCTACCAGCGATCAGACCAGATCAACAGCGCCGGCGGCTATCTGCGCAGCCTGACCGACAAGGCAAGGGACGGCAAATTCTCGACCTGGCCAATGATCATGGCACTGCTGCGCGCCAAGCTGGACGCCGACAAATCGGCGGAGAAAACCGGCCACGAACCGCGAAGCGGCGGTGAAAGCGGGGAAGGGCGGCTCGAAGTCTCGGAAGCCCTTCTGCGGTCGCTGAACAAGCCCAGATCGTGATGATTGATAGATTTGAATTCCGCGGGCGGCAACTCGGTCAGTCTCTGTCGTCGTCGATCAGACCGTCAAAAGTTTCGAGCAGTGCATCGATGATCGATTGGCCAAGGGCATTTGCAGCTTCGCCCATCCGGGCATCGTCTCCGCACCGCGCCGCAGAAGCGAGCTCCGAACCCTGCTCGGTCAGGATCGACTTGGTTCGCTCGATGGCCCATTGGGCGAAATCGTCGCGGCTGTTGACGGACGTTGGTGCAGAAATCAGGATGGGGCCGGATTACCCCCTTTCCCGCGGCGGTCAGGCGATCCGGCGGGACACCGGCATGCCGAGGCCGGTCATGATGTTGATGACCTTACATCCGGCGGTTGCCTCGACCTTCTGGGCAGGCAGACTCCGACCCCGCAGGCTGCGGCCAATCAGGGCCTTGTACCGAAACACCGCCACTTCGACCAAGGATCTTTTCCCGTAGCCGACGGCCCGCTGCCATCCCAGCCGACCACGCTCCTCGATCAGCTGGATGTGGCGGTCGCGCTGGGTCGGCTCGGTGTCCGCCGCGGCGCTCGGCACCGCGGTCGAGCGGGGCGGGATGACCACGGCGGCGTCGGGAGTGTGCCCGGCGACGGAGCGGTAGACCGGCTCCCCATCGTATGCGCCGTCGGCGAACACCGCGGAGATCGGGCGGTCGATCTGATCGAGCAGCGGGCCGACCCGCGACGCGTCGCCCTCGTCCATGGTGGTCAGCTCCGAGGCGAGGATCTCGCCGCTGTCGGGATCGATCGCCAAGTGGAGCTTGCGCCAGGTCCGTCGCGGCTTGCCGCCGTGTTTCTCGTGCAGCCACTCGCCGGCCCCGAACACCTTCAGGCCGGTGCTGTCGATCACCACGGTCACCGATCCGTTCGCCCGTTTCAGCGCCGCCGCGATCCCCAGGTCGACGCCGCGGCGCGAGAAGGTCGTATGGTCCGGGACCGGCAGCTCCAGGCCGAGCAGCCCCATGACCGACTTCAGCATGCCTTCGGTCTGACGCCATGGACGACCAAAGGCCAGGCGCAACATCAGCCCGGCCTCGATGGCGATGTCCGAATAGCTTCGCGGCCGGCCGCGTTTGCCTGACCGGGCCGGTGTCCAGGCCGCGAGCGCCTCGGGCGTCACCCAGACCGTCAGGCTGCCCCGTCGCTGAAGTGCGGCATCATACTCGGCCCAGTTGTCAATCTTGTAGCGCGCCTTCGGGATCTTGTGGCGGCGGGGTTCGTTCGCCTTGTAGGGCATGCAAATCTCGAGGGGCGACAGGCGGGCGGCCCCTATACGCGACCTGACTCCCGGACGCCAGCTCGATCACCATTTTCGCACCAATGTCCCGCCCAGGCGCTCCTTGCCGCCGCTCGAGGTCTGGCGCGGCACCAGGCCGAGCCAGGCCGCCAGATGGCGACCGGACTCGAAGACCGTGGCGTCGCCGACCGTCGCCGTCAGCGCCGTCGCGGTGATCGGGCCGATGCCGGGAACCGTCATCAGCCGCTGACACGCCTCGTCCGCCTTCGCCTGCTCAGCCAGCCGGGCGTCGAGGTCCTCGACCCGGCGTTCGGTGTCGCGCAGCTGGTCGACAAGACTCTGAAGAATGCTTCGCGCCAGAGCGGGAACCCGGGTGTCCTCCAGGTCGGCCACCACGGCGGTCAGCTGCGCGACCTTGCCGGCGCCCTCGGGGGCGATGATGCCGAACTCGGCGAGATGGGCGCGCAGCGCGTTGATCAGCTGGGTCTTCTGGGCGACCAGCGTCTCGCGCACCCGGTGGATCGCCAGCGTGCTCTGCTGCTCCTCGGTCTTGACCGCAACAAAGCGCATGCTCGGTCGCTGCATCGCCTCGCAGATCGCTTCCGCGTCGGCCCGGTCGTTCTTCTGGCGCTTCACGTAGGGCTTGACGTACTGCGGCGCCATCAGCCGCACCGTGTGGCCGAGCCGGGTAAGTTCCCGTGCCCAAAAATGCGACCCGGCACACGCCTCCATTCCAACCACGCACGGCGTCAGGTTGGCGAAAAACGCCAGCACCGCGTCTCGCCGCAGACGCTTCGTCACCACCACCTTGCCCTGAACGTCGATGCCATGAACCTGAAACACCGACTTCGCCAGATCGAGACCGATGAATGCCGCGGACATCGCACACTCTCCGGGATGAAAGGGACCTATCCGTTACGTGGCACTGACGTGCCAGATGCGGGAGGCCGTCCACCTCATCACTCCAAGGTGAACCGGTAACATTATTTCAGCTCAGTTGGAAGCGTGCTCACGCTCTTCTACCACGCGTTTCTCGTCTTCTGTTCCGTTAAGAGCTTCAAGCGCTCGATCGATATCCTCCAAGCGTTTTAGCAGTTTGATGCGCTCCAGCTTAAGCTGATGACGTTGTGCTTCTAAATCAATAGGCTGCGGAGCACGGACGCGTCGTTTGAATTGCAGAATATCCTCTCGCCGCATCTCTGGCTGTATTATGCCTTCTTTCAGCGCTTGAACACGTTCCTCTGAAGTTAGAGTCGTAATTTGGTAACACGTCTCCGAAGCATTGGGCAGTAAGTTTAACGGCAGTTCTTCAGCTTCGATAAACCGAGCTACACTCATCAGCTTATTAGCGGACTGGTGGCTAAATGGCAGGTCGGATGCTACCATCGCCATAAACTCGCCGTGCTGCAGCCTGTCCTTCGCGGCAAGTAGGTAGCGCCCGATGAGTAGAAAGCTTTCTTGACTTTCCGTCCAAGCACGTCGAATTTCCGCAGCAAATTCCTCGCGTGCGAGGAGTTTAGCTGGATCGCGTGGAGGTGTGAGACGTGGTGCCAGTATGCCAATTGGGGCGAGGATCTCTCCGGCGTCCTCAGTCGTCATGATACGCGGCGTTTGTTTCCTAGCCATGGATCATAGCCTCTACCGCCTGGGCCAACTCGGCGAAATCGTTGCGAACTGCAGCATCGTCCAATGGCATCCCGAAGAACGAGTAGTTCTGATAAGCTGCGCGAAGCGGCACCTCAGCGCTGAGCAACGGCACTTTGAACGCAGCAAGTTGCTCGCGAGCGAACCCTGCGGCTTGAGTTCGCTTATTAACCTGCATCAGCACAGCAGCCGCTGGGATCATGATATTAGGCTTATATCGTTGTGCCTGCCGTTCTGCGGTGGTGACATGCTGATACGTCCGTGCTGCTTCGATAGCATCTTTCTGGTCAGGTCGGGCTGGAATTAGAACGGCGCTTGCTACCCCGATAGCGTAGACTAGTCCGCGCGCTAGTGCTCCGGCGACGTCAATAACAACCACCTCAGAACGCTGTTCAGCCTCAGACGCAGCATCGACGAGGTCATCTTCGTCTACGACAGTCCATGGAATGGGTGATTTCGCTCCCTTGAGCCACTGACTCAAGTTGCGATTGGGATCGACATCCAGAACCTCTACGGATTTTCCCGTTCGGTGCCAATGATCTGCCAGACACAGTGTCAGAGTGGTTTTTCCTGGGCCACCCTTGGTGGAAGCAACCGTAATGATCATGTCCTAAACTTCCGCGCCTGATTCCTATGCCACCCTGCGTCTCTCACCATTGAGTGTCAAGCGTTGGGAGCTGATAAGAACGATGATAGTTATCTAGTTCAGCGGTTAAACGGCTACGCCGTTACGGAGCCGAATCAATTTTCAAAATCAATATCTTATACCTAATTGCGTGGATCAAATGACGAAGGCTTGTGGAGCAAACGACGAGTCTCTGTGGATGTCATGCCTAATTGATGTGGATCAAATGACGAGTTGAGGTGAGCGTCGCGACATCCTCCTTTCTAACGTGGATCAAATGACGACATCGCGACTGTGGATAAGTGGCTAGTCTGGATTGGAATGTGGATCAAATGACGAGGAGCGTGGGTCTGCTGACGAGAAACGTGGATGTAATGACGAGCCACCTTGGTGTGGGCAGCCTCCGAAGACCCGACAAACCCAAAAAGTTCGTCATTTGATCCACATCGTTACGTTTATCCGTGCCGCTTGGGAGGGCTAGAGGCATGATGGTAGATGTTGGAGACAGTTATCGTCATTACGTCCACATCATTGGTGCCCCATGCAGCCTGACCAGCTTGCCCTTCAGCTAGACAGCCCACTTATGGGCAAGGCAAAGAATGATCGCAATTTGATGGTTTACGCGTGGTTCGGCTTGAACCGTGAAAAGCAAACTGAGCTTCCGATCTACGACGATGGAAAAGTTCGCATCGAAGTTACCGGTACGAAGCATGGGATCGCTAATATCTGGGATGCTGAGCTGCTTATTTATCTAGCTTCGATCATTCAGGAACGTATCAACCTTGGTGTAGTACCTGAGCCATTGGTGAGTTTCGCTGCACATGATTTCTTCCGTATCACTGAGACGAAGCCGGGCGGCAGTTCCTATGACCGGCTTGAGGAAGCCTTGGCACGATTGCGAGGCACGCTGATCCGCACCAACATCGAGACGGGAGGCGAAGGAGAGTCGGAAGGTTTCGGTTGGATCGACAGCTATAAGATCCAGTACCGTCGCGGCCGCGATGGCGAGAAGATCATGAAGGCCGTACAAGTCAGGATTTGCGATTGGCTATTCCGTGCCATCGTTAAGGATCGGCGCATGCTGACCTATGATCCACGATACTTCAAGTTAGCGCCGCTTGAGAAGCGGCTCTATGAAATCGCCCGAGCGCACTGCGGCAACCAAAATGGTTTTAAGATCAACCTGCTGAAGCTTCACCGCCGGATCGGTACGGCGATGGAGCCACGGTTCTTTAAGGCGCAACTGGTAAAGATGGCAAAGCGGAAAAACCCGCTACCCGAGTATGGCTTTATGCTGGTCGACCCACGCGTCAAGTTGTCGGTGGATAAAAAAGCGTTGCCGCCACCCGGCCGCACTCCGCTCAAATCATGGATGGTGTTTTTTTTCAGAACTGATCGCCTCTCGAGTATGCCTCCGTTTGCTACAGCGCCAGAGGTTGAGGACGACTTCCCTGTATCGGAACTGCCAAGCTAATCGTGAGGGTGTACGGGAACGGTAATCAGCCGTATTCTGTATTACCAAATGTTTACGCTGCTGAATCTTGAACAAACTAGCAACACGATCTGCCCCGCACTCGTGGTGTTTATACCGTAACAGGCATCACTGAGTATTCTCGTCGTCAGAAACACAACTGATGCCAAAAGTCGGTCGGCTGAGGCCGCCAACGAGCGGCCGACCAGTTTCGTGACGTCGGACGTCAAGTAGCTTCGCAGGGACCCATCTGCAGCTCGGCTTCCGCTAGCTGGGGAATTGGCGATTTGCTCCGGGCGAAGATGGGTGGAAGCTGCTTGACGCCCACAGGCAGAAGACCCTCAAGCCCGTGTTCGCGTTCTCTGGGCAGACGCCTTGAATTTTTCTGGTTTTCGCGCCTTGTACCGGGCAGATTCCGGGCGTGTGTCTAGGAATTTTCCGGGCGTGCTGCGGCCTCGATAACACTCAGAACGAGTTTGGGCGTTGATACGCCGAGCTTTTTCAGCAGCTTGGCCAGCTCCGAGCCGATCCGGGTGCGCTGAACAATAGCCCGGCTTTCCGTCCGATAGCGCACCGCCTTCAGGCAGTCGAGCGCATGGGCGATGCGCGCCCACGGCAGCGCGCAGCGGATCTCGGCGGCCTGCTGCATCTGCAAGGCCAACACACAGCTTCACGTGCGCCTCGATCCGCCGCGCCGTCCAGTGGAACATCGGCCGCACTTCATGCTCGCTCTGCTTCATGCGGCGGAAGCAGGACTCAATGATCCAAGCGCCTTTGTATCCCAGGGCTACGTTCTCGGACGACAGCGTATCGTCGTTGGTGATCACCACGAACTTGTCGCCGAACTTCTCAGCCGTCTTCACCTTGCCCGTATTCAGCTTTGGCCGTCTGCGTCAGTTGGTGCCGAGATAGCGGCCGTACCGGCGCGAGGCTATCAGCCGGCAGGCTGCCTTGGGGTGATCGACATCCCACTCGTCGAGCAGCGTGATGACCACCTCGAGTTCGGCCAGGACCTGCTCGTGGTGCTGACGCTGGCTTTCGGCCTCTCGCGGGTTCATGCACAGCACGTAGCGCCGGCGCCGCTCGCCCTCCCGACGCGTTCGTGAGCTGAGCCGCCATCATGCGGCGATCGGCTCGTCAGCGGTCGAGGTCAACAGGGTTCGTGGGGACCCGCGCGCACAAGCGCAGCGCGGAGCGTGGGCGGAACCCCGTTGACCCCCACGGCTCTGATATCCTAATAGCTCCCTGGTTTGATCCTTAAACCAGGGATGCCCTCCCGGCGAGGGATCCTAAAATCTCACTTCCTCATAACCGAATAACGGAAGCAGGTTGATCAGGGTAGACCGCCAGCCTCGTGGTTGGGGAAAGCGGGCCGTGTTAGGTGGGTTCGTCGACCTGACCGCAAGCCAGGATACCCCGCTCCACGTCACCTTGTCAGCCCGACGGCG is drawn from Skermanella sp. TT6 and contains these coding sequences:
- the repA gene encoding plasmid partitioning protein RepA, which encodes MAFLPSFEFDDKILAQGAEISRKLDQLRVEKFPTEGQKTLRRFSMAEVAHYLGISPNNLKRLHLEKKGPEPFVGAGGRRFYAAEQMTELRDYLDKHGRSDSKKYVPYRKPGEKLQVIAVVNFKGGSGKTTTTAHLAQHLALTGHRVLTVDLDPQASLSALHGFQPELDKNPSLYDAIRYDNPAPAEDVIRKTNFPLLDIIPANLELQEYEYETPLAMQSPSQEGKRFFTRVARALDSVSERYDVVVVDCPPQLGYLTLSALSAATSVLITVHPQMLDLMSMSQFLLMLGNIMKSIKNAGAKVQLDWLRYLITRYEPTDIPQAQMVGFMQSMLAEEILKSPMLKSTAISDAGLTKQTLYEVERSNFNRDTYDRAIDSMDAVNFEIQGLIHQAWGRL
- the repB gene encoding plasmid partitioning protein RepB produces the protein MARKNPFASIMDNGDAPAERPVAQDYTFKGASRSLISSIDEMAAQAGKLLEGETIIEVNPDLVDQSFANDRLNVDQEDYEADYAQVLESIRGSGQNSPALLRPHPQRPGRYMLVFGRLRWRAAKELGLKLRAVIKDISERDHVIAQGQENNARANTSFIEKALFAADIVERKFDEDNATALAAIGVDRPTLSKMLSVASMPKELLEAIGRAKAVGRDRWYELKLLLDKPGNLDTALALALSSDWHGMPSEARFDAVVTKLKASKPRRRAAQAPSKRNWAPSDGRIAAEMVASGKKFTIALKAKGTDAAAFGDYLSENLSELYEAFRREKRATTNGD
- the repC gene encoding plasmid replication protein RepC, with the protein product MQTHTPTTPFGRRTMSLGMMASQAVAKSAPAGAQVQKWKVFQTIREARELIGATDRALAILNALLSFHPETELTGDGELIVWPSNEQLMARANGMPATTLRRHLAVLVDCGLIIRRDSPNGKRFARKGRGGQVEQAYGFDLAPIVARAGEFKELADTVRAEKNALRIAKERLTLLRRDIVKLIETGIEENVPGNWGRVYQTYQAIVCRLPRSAPRQLIEDICCDLHGLYTEILEVLESFAKTQNPDANESHSGRHIQNSNPDSIFESEDRSRNKNEAGGSAAETDNVRSLPKRELPLGIVLDACPNLRELTQGGEIRHWRDFLAAAELARPMLAISPSAWRDACEVMGEQHAAITLAAIYQRSDQINSAGGYLRSLTDKARDGKFSTWPMIMALLRAKLDADKSAEKTGHEPRSGGESGEGRLEVSEALLRSLNKPRS
- a CDS encoding IS5 family transposase encodes the protein MPYKANEPRRHKIPKARYKIDNWAEYDAALQRRGSLTVWVTPEALAAWTPARSGKRGRPRSYSDIAIEAGLMLRLAFGRPWRQTEGMLKSVMGLLGLELPVPDHTTFSRRGVDLGIAAALKRANGSVTVVIDSTGLKVFGAGEWLHEKHGGKPRRTWRKLHLAIDPDSGEILASELTTMDEGDASRVGPLLDQIDRPISAVFADGAYDGEPVYRSVAGHTPDAAVVIPPRSTAVPSAAADTEPTQRDRHIQLIEERGRLGWQRAVGYGKRSLVEVAVFRYKALIGRSLRGRSLPAQKVEATAGCKVINIMTGLGMPVSRRIA
- a CDS encoding DUF3102 domain-containing protein, with protein sequence MTTEDAGEILAPIGILAPRLTPPRDPAKLLAREEFAAEIRRAWTESQESFLLIGRYLLAAKDRLQHGEFMAMVASDLPFSHQSANKLMSVARFIEAEELPLNLLPNASETCYQITTLTSEERVQALKEGIIQPEMRREDILQFKRRVRAPQPIDLEAQRHQLKLERIKLLKRLEDIDRALEALNGTEDEKRVVEEREHASN
- a CDS encoding ParA family protein, yielding MIITVASTKGGPGKTTLTLCLADHWHRTGKSVEVLDVDPNRNLSQWLKGAKSPIPWTVVDEDDLVDAASEAEQRSEVVVIDVAGALARGLVYAIGVASAVLIPARPDQKDAIEAARTYQHVTTAERQAQRYKPNIMIPAAAVLMQVNKRTQAAGFAREQLAAFKVPLLSAEVPLRAAYQNYSFFGMPLDDAAVRNDFAELAQAVEAMIHG
- a CDS encoding replication initiator protein A, producing MQPDQLALQLDSPLMGKAKNDRNLMVYAWFGLNREKQTELPIYDDGKVRIEVTGTKHGIANIWDAELLIYLASIIQERINLGVVPEPLVSFAAHDFFRITETKPGGSSYDRLEEALARLRGTLIRTNIETGGEGESEGFGWIDSYKIQYRRGRDGEKIMKAVQVRICDWLFRAIVKDRRMLTYDPRYFKLAPLEKRLYEIARAHCGNQNGFKINLLKLHRRIGTAMEPRFFKAQLVKMAKRKNPLPEYGFMLVDPRVKLSVDKKALPPPGRTPLKSWMVFFFRTDRLSSMPPFATAPEVEDDFPVSELPS